Proteins from a single region of Bdellovibrio bacteriovorus HD100:
- a CDS encoding sensor histidine kinase, giving the protein MVIILVFLSTALSFLISSVFAVRSWAYRRSYIHRLVFIIEVGYALWAFSIISVFAIDNMAFKIFMTHVRMLGLPLLFPSWALLGAGLFLPRVSAKLRQYWYVIFAFPALMIVGNLMAMAGLSAASQWMYYDFHLIPGMSGLVDFTRGPGVLATFAFGAVAIAVGFAFLVYAVCTLKGRRWKYALVFLAAALWPFALEGLVLLSPADLHLRQLKIAALWPFIWGLHYAANKGDVLEITSLAQQKVFEQLPGPVVILNARSEYWGGNAAALEMLGLKESWQGRPAEEIPVLRDIISGAERFQIHGISYQIRRHNLEGDGQENQAQVYLLNDVTELEESNKALKDLNGEILKMHRFNKRVQTVLAHDLTGALAGTQLLLGGASREDGVLTPDALARVQEAHKASLELLRNILVWSHEGESRGGVDLKTRVYAAVGHLAPQILQKNVEVNVDLPAGEVQLWGSVRVVETILRNLLSNAVKFSPEGGTIQVTGLILGNQVELTIQDQGPGVSAEVVASLSDSDSARSSQDEGFGVGLKFTRDFVNQMGGVLIFDPNVTQGTRVSVRFPIGFPV; this is encoded by the coding sequence ATGGTAATCATATTGGTCTTCTTATCCACGGCGCTCAGCTTTCTAATCAGTTCTGTTTTTGCCGTCCGTTCCTGGGCGTATCGCAGGTCTTACATTCATAGACTGGTGTTTATTATTGAAGTTGGCTATGCCCTGTGGGCTTTTTCCATCATCAGTGTTTTTGCCATTGATAACATGGCATTTAAGATTTTTATGACCCATGTGCGGATGCTGGGGTTGCCCTTGTTGTTTCCGTCCTGGGCGCTGCTGGGGGCGGGCCTGTTTTTACCAAGGGTGTCGGCGAAGCTTCGTCAGTACTGGTATGTGATCTTTGCCTTTCCGGCGCTGATGATTGTCGGCAATTTAATGGCGATGGCCGGACTTTCTGCGGCTTCTCAATGGATGTATTACGACTTTCATTTGATCCCGGGAATGAGTGGGCTTGTGGATTTCACCCGGGGGCCGGGGGTGCTGGCGACTTTTGCTTTCGGGGCCGTGGCGATCGCAGTGGGGTTTGCGTTCCTGGTCTATGCTGTATGCACCCTAAAAGGGCGCCGTTGGAAATATGCCCTGGTGTTTTTGGCAGCAGCCTTATGGCCCTTTGCTCTTGAAGGCCTGGTTTTGCTGAGCCCCGCAGATCTGCATTTGCGCCAGTTGAAAATCGCGGCCCTGTGGCCCTTTATATGGGGTCTTCATTATGCGGCGAACAAGGGCGACGTTCTGGAAATCACTTCCTTGGCGCAGCAAAAAGTTTTCGAGCAGCTTCCGGGGCCTGTAGTGATTTTAAATGCGCGCTCTGAATACTGGGGTGGCAATGCGGCGGCACTGGAAATGCTGGGTCTTAAAGAAAGCTGGCAGGGACGTCCTGCGGAAGAAATCCCGGTTCTTCGGGACATCATTTCCGGGGCCGAGCGTTTTCAGATTCATGGGATCAGTTATCAGATCCGCCGTCACAATTTAGAAGGTGACGGTCAGGAAAATCAGGCTCAGGTGTATCTGTTGAATGATGTGACCGAGCTTGAGGAAAGCAACAAAGCCCTGAAAGATCTGAATGGGGAAATCTTAAAAATGCACAGATTCAACAAGCGGGTGCAGACGGTGCTGGCGCATGATTTGACGGGAGCGCTGGCAGGTACGCAGTTGCTGCTGGGGGGAGCATCCCGTGAAGACGGTGTTTTGACTCCGGATGCGCTGGCTCGCGTGCAGGAGGCGCACAAGGCCTCTTTGGAGTTGTTGAGAAATATTCTGGTCTGGAGTCATGAAGGCGAAAGTCGTGGCGGCGTTGATCTGAAGACGCGTGTCTATGCAGCGGTGGGGCATCTGGCTCCTCAGATTCTGCAAAAAAATGTCGAGGTGAACGTGGACCTGCCGGCCGGCGAAGTTCAGTTGTGGGGTTCTGTCCGCGTGGTCGAAACGATTTTAAGAAATTTGCTGTCGAATGCCGTGAAGTTCAGTCCTGAGGGTGGCACTATCCAGGTGACCGGCTTGATCCTTGGAAATCAGGTTGAATTGACTATTCAGGATCAGGGGCCGGGGGTATCTGCGGAAGTCGTGGCTTCGTTGTCAGATTCAGATTCGGCGAGGTCGTCGCAGGATGAAGGCTTCGGGGTGGGGCTAAAATTCACCCGGGACTTTGTGAATCAGATGGGCGGTGTTTTGATCTTTGACCCGAATGTCACGCAGGGCACCCGGGTTTCGGTTCGTTTTCCTATCGGTTTTCCAGTTTAG
- a CDS encoding VC0807 family protein, whose translation MSKQEAPPKENGLLNIVFNIVLPVLILNKLSKFIGPFWALVLALAFPLGYGAYDLIKRKKFNAFSALGLLNVLLTGGLALLGLHGFWFAVKEAAFPALVGLFVLGSAFTKKPFIETLFLNPALMKVDLLEERLKEKGKQKEFHDHMKSATVWLSLSFAFSAICNFVLARKIFINIDSTLSADAQSTVLNEQIAQMTTWSMAIIMVPSMIFLLGIFWYLMRGIKQHSGLSTEELLKEN comes from the coding sequence ATGTCAAAACAGGAAGCACCACCAAAAGAAAACGGCCTTTTAAATATCGTCTTTAATATCGTACTTCCGGTGTTGATCCTGAATAAACTGTCCAAGTTTATCGGACCTTTCTGGGCACTGGTTTTGGCGTTGGCCTTCCCGTTGGGCTACGGCGCCTATGACTTGATCAAACGCAAAAAGTTCAACGCGTTTTCAGCCCTGGGGCTTTTGAACGTGCTGCTGACCGGCGGTTTGGCGCTATTGGGCCTGCACGGATTCTGGTTCGCAGTCAAAGAGGCCGCGTTCCCGGCCTTGGTTGGCTTGTTCGTTTTGGGATCGGCCTTCACCAAAAAGCCTTTCATCGAAACCCTGTTCCTGAATCCCGCACTGATGAAGGTGGATCTATTAGAAGAACGCCTGAAAGAAAAAGGGAAACAAAAAGAATTCCACGACCACATGAAGAGCGCCACCGTCTGGCTGTCGCTGTCATTCGCCTTCAGCGCCATCTGCAACTTCGTCCTGGCCCGCAAGATTTTCATCAATATTGATTCAACACTGTCTGCTGACGCTCAGTCCACAGTGCTCAACGAACAGATCGCCCAAATGACCACATGGTCCATGGCCATCATCATGGTCCCATCCATGATCTTCCTGCTAGGCATCTTCTGGTACCTCATGAGAGGCATCAAACAACACTCCGGCCTCTCCACCGAAGAACTCCTAAAAGAAAACTAA
- the sohB gene encoding protease SohB yields MDALQSIGVFAAQTFMILFAVLAVILVIALLAAKASHKPEIQIELLHKRYKNFRHLLKAHTVTKSERKELKKKLKEERKALDSKSSNGDKKIFVIDFDGDVKASAVENLREEVTAILTLATPSDEVVVRVESPGGVVHGYGLAASQLLRIREKGIPLTVCVDKVAASGGYLMSVTANKILCAPFAIVGSIGVVAQLPNLHRLLKKHDVDYKEYTAGEFKRTVSLLGEITDKGEEKFKQQLEDTHTLFKSFVSRFRPQLNLAEVATGEYWYGEQALTKLLVDEIRTSDDYLLTLSEKHQVVKVKFEHHESLSDKLTGVLGKALKKGALSAVEELETRRFL; encoded by the coding sequence ATGGACGCATTGCAGAGCATCGGAGTTTTCGCAGCACAGACATTTATGATCCTTTTCGCCGTCCTTGCGGTGATTCTGGTCATCGCCCTGCTGGCTGCCAAAGCCAGCCACAAACCCGAGATCCAAATCGAGCTTCTGCACAAGCGTTACAAGAACTTCCGCCATCTTTTGAAAGCTCACACGGTCACCAAGTCCGAACGCAAAGAGCTCAAGAAAAAGTTGAAGGAAGAACGTAAAGCCCTTGATTCCAAATCCAGCAATGGCGACAAAAAAATCTTTGTTATCGACTTTGACGGCGACGTGAAAGCCTCTGCCGTTGAAAACCTGCGCGAAGAGGTCACCGCCATCTTGACCCTGGCCACCCCGTCTGACGAAGTGGTCGTTCGCGTGGAAAGCCCCGGCGGCGTGGTTCACGGTTACGGCCTGGCAGCAAGCCAGCTTTTACGCATCCGTGAAAAAGGCATTCCACTGACTGTTTGTGTGGATAAAGTGGCGGCCAGCGGCGGCTATCTGATGTCCGTGACTGCGAACAAAATCCTGTGTGCGCCATTTGCCATTGTTGGTTCCATCGGTGTGGTGGCCCAGCTTCCAAACCTGCACCGTCTTTTGAAAAAGCACGATGTGGACTACAAAGAATACACGGCCGGAGAGTTCAAGCGAACTGTGAGCCTTTTGGGTGAAATCACTGACAAGGGCGAAGAAAAGTTCAAACAGCAGCTTGAAGACACGCACACCCTGTTTAAGAGCTTTGTCAGCCGCTTCCGTCCTCAATTGAATCTGGCTGAAGTGGCCACCGGCGAATACTGGTACGGCGAACAGGCTTTGACAAAACTTCTGGTCGATGAAATTCGCACCAGCGATGACTACCTTCTGACCCTTTCTGAAAAGCATCAGGTAGTTAAAGTAAAATTTGAACACCACGAAAGCTTGAGCGACAAGCTGACCGGCGTTTTGGGTAAAGCTCTGAAAAAAGGCGCCCTTTCTGCTGTGGAAGAACTTGAAACAAGACGCTTTCTTTAA
- a CDS encoding ABC transporter ATP-binding protein, which yields MAIQPILEVKNLETTFHTKMGPVRAVNNVSYDIYKGQTLGIVGESGCGKSVTSYSLMRLIEKPGKVTGGQVLLNGRDILKLSEPAMAEVRGGEMAMIFQEPMTALNPVLTIGFQMDEQIMKHKKCGPKESRERAIEMLRLVGIPSPEERYEAYPHQLSGGMRQRAMIAMALSCDPTFLIADEPTTALDVTIQAQILELIQGLQEKLNMTVQFITHDLGVISEISDRVMVMYGGQTCEQADTSELFLNPSHPYTAALISSRPKFGERVNRLATIEGSVPAPYELPKGCPFVNRCSRVKSECAGTKPPLVEIRPGHKVACFNPL from the coding sequence GTGGCTATTCAACCAATACTTGAAGTTAAGAATCTGGAAACCACCTTCCATACGAAGATGGGTCCGGTCCGTGCCGTCAACAACGTCAGCTATGACATTTATAAAGGTCAGACTCTGGGGATCGTGGGCGAATCTGGCTGCGGCAAATCTGTCACTTCCTATTCTTTAATGCGTCTGATTGAAAAGCCCGGCAAAGTCACCGGCGGGCAAGTCCTGCTGAATGGCCGTGATATTTTGAAACTTTCTGAACCCGCCATGGCCGAAGTCCGCGGTGGCGAAATGGCGATGATCTTTCAGGAACCGATGACGGCCCTGAATCCGGTCCTGACCATTGGCTTCCAGATGGATGAACAAATCATGAAGCACAAAAAGTGCGGACCGAAAGAGTCCCGCGAACGTGCCATTGAAATGCTGCGTTTGGTGGGTATTCCGTCCCCGGAAGAGCGTTATGAGGCTTATCCTCACCAACTGTCCGGCGGCATGAGACAAAGAGCCATGATCGCCATGGCCCTGTCCTGCGATCCGACCTTCCTGATTGCCGATGAACCAACGACCGCGTTGGACGTGACGATTCAGGCCCAGATCCTGGAGCTGATCCAAGGACTGCAGGAAAAACTGAACATGACCGTTCAGTTCATCACCCACGACCTGGGTGTGATTTCCGAAATTTCCGACCGCGTGATGGTGATGTACGGTGGCCAGACCTGCGAACAGGCCGACACTTCCGAGCTATTCCTGAATCCAAGCCATCCTTATACAGCGGCCCTTATTTCTTCTCGCCCAAAATTTGGTGAACGCGTCAACCGCCTGGCGACGATTGAAGGCAGCGTGCCGGCTCCTTACGAGCTGCCAAAGGGCTGTCCGTTTGTGAACCGTTGCTCCCGCGTGAAAAGTGAATGTGCCGGCACCAAGCCGCCATTGGTAGAAATCAGACCGGGTCATAAAGTGGCCTGCTTCAACCCTCTTTAA
- a CDS encoding ABC transporter ATP-binding protein, producing MNEIILEAKNIKKHFPIKKGLLLREVASVKAVDDVSLFVRKGETLGLVGESGCGKSTLGRTLIRLYEPTAGNINFDGQDFLKLKGEALRKKRKNMQMIFQDPYASLDPRMTVGQIIRQPMDIHNVGTQEERTQRVLELIEVVGLRKGHVNRYPHEFSGGQRQRISIARAIALNPELIICDEPVSALDVSIQAQILNLLKDLQEKLKLTYVFISHDLSVIEHTCDRIAVMYLGKIVEIAPRDELFKNPQHPYTQALIGAIPRVGHGKKKMKKSLGGEVPSPINPPSGCSFHTRCPYKMDICSQKTPVLEGQANHQKACWLEAAPKMSV from the coding sequence ATGAACGAAATCATTCTTGAAGCCAAGAACATTAAGAAACACTTCCCGATCAAAAAGGGACTGTTGTTGCGTGAAGTGGCCAGCGTGAAGGCTGTGGATGACGTTTCCCTTTTCGTGCGTAAAGGTGAAACTCTGGGTCTGGTGGGCGAATCCGGCTGTGGCAAGTCCACACTGGGCCGCACTCTGATCCGTCTTTATGAACCCACCGCCGGCAACATCAATTTTGATGGCCAGGATTTCCTGAAACTTAAAGGCGAAGCTTTGCGCAAAAAACGCAAAAACATGCAGATGATCTTCCAGGATCCGTATGCATCTTTGGATCCACGCATGACTGTGGGCCAGATCATCCGTCAACCGATGGACATCCATAATGTCGGCACCCAGGAAGAACGCACTCAGCGTGTACTGGAGCTGATTGAAGTGGTGGGTCTGCGCAAAGGTCACGTGAATCGTTACCCGCATGAATTTTCCGGCGGTCAGCGCCAGCGTATTTCCATCGCCCGCGCGATTGCTTTGAATCCGGAACTGATCATCTGTGATGAACCGGTCAGTGCTTTGGACGTTTCAATTCAGGCGCAGATTCTGAATCTTCTGAAAGATCTGCAGGAAAAGCTGAAACTGACTTATGTGTTTATCTCCCACGATCTTTCCGTGATCGAGCACACCTGTGACCGTATCGCCGTGATGTACCTGGGCAAGATTGTCGAAATCGCCCCGCGGGATGAGCTTTTCAAAAATCCTCAGCACCCGTACACGCAGGCTTTGATCGGTGCGATTCCGCGCGTGGGTCATGGCAAAAAGAAAATGAAAAAATCCCTGGGCGGCGAAGTGCCAAGCCCCATCAACCCGCCTTCCGGCTGTTCTTTCCACACAAGATGTCCTTATAAAATGGACATCTGTTCACAAAAGACCCCGGTTTTGGAAGGTCAGGCAAATCATCAGAAAGCGTGCTGGCTGGAAGCCGCGCCGAAGATGTCGGTTTAA
- a CDS encoding peptide ABC transporter substrate-binding protein, which produces MLKKFAKGLCVVAGLGMSVQAVAAPSNTELKIGISQEFETMNPLIMSMSASAYMYRMVGRSLVVLTPEGKWVTQLAKEIPSLDKGTAKIIEEGGKKKIVANWEIIESAKWGDGKPVICQDFITSHTIATSPTVSVGEKEQWTQVEKIDIDPKNPKKCTFKYEKAKWDFFTLAQFFPVPTHLEKPVFDKYSKQKEGYEKNSNYVRNPTNPGLYNGPYVISEVKLGSHVAFAANPNFYGKQPNIKKVIVKLIPNTGTMEANLRSGTIDMISTLGLDLDQALAFEKKNKSENLPYVVHFVPSVTYEHIDLRLDNPILKDVNVRKALLYSINREDLVKALFENKQQVALHNVSPKDPWFTADPKIITVYRYSKREAGKLLDAAGWTMGKDGYRYKDGKKLSIIFQTTAGNKTRELVQVYLQNQWKQAGIEVLVKNEPARVFFGETMSKRKFEGMALFAWVSSPENSPRSTVYSKAIPNNSNGWSGQNYHGWTNATVDKNLDALDLEFNAKKRADLVHEILKLYTAEVPVLPLYYRSDISVTPKNLKGYKMAGHQFYETNNIEDWNLN; this is translated from the coding sequence ATGTTGAAAAAGTTTGCGAAAGGTCTCTGCGTGGTTGCAGGTTTGGGCATGAGTGTCCAGGCTGTGGCAGCTCCGTCCAACACCGAACTTAAAATCGGTATCTCTCAGGAATTCGAGACAATGAATCCGCTGATCATGTCCATGTCTGCTTCGGCTTACATGTACCGCATGGTGGGCCGCTCTTTGGTGGTTCTGACTCCTGAAGGCAAATGGGTCACTCAGCTTGCCAAAGAAATCCCTTCTTTGGACAAAGGCACTGCGAAGATTATCGAAGAAGGCGGCAAAAAAAAGATTGTAGCCAACTGGGAAATCATCGAAAGCGCCAAATGGGGTGACGGCAAACCAGTTATCTGCCAGGACTTCATCACTTCCCACACTATCGCGACCAGCCCGACTGTGAGCGTGGGCGAAAAAGAACAGTGGACTCAAGTGGAAAAGATCGACATCGATCCGAAAAATCCAAAGAAGTGCACATTCAAATACGAAAAAGCCAAATGGGACTTCTTCACTCTGGCTCAGTTCTTCCCGGTGCCAACCCACCTGGAAAAACCTGTCTTTGACAAATACTCCAAGCAAAAAGAAGGCTACGAGAAAAATTCCAATTATGTTCGCAACCCGACCAATCCGGGCCTTTACAACGGTCCTTATGTGATCAGCGAAGTCAAATTGGGTTCTCACGTTGCTTTTGCAGCCAACCCGAATTTCTATGGCAAACAGCCGAACATCAAAAAAGTGATCGTGAAGCTGATCCCGAACACCGGGACCATGGAAGCCAATCTTCGTTCTGGCACCATCGACATGATTTCCACTTTGGGTCTGGACCTGGATCAGGCGCTTGCTTTCGAAAAGAAAAACAAGTCTGAAAACCTGCCTTACGTGGTTCACTTTGTTCCGTCTGTGACTTACGAGCACATTGATCTTCGTTTGGACAATCCCATCCTGAAAGATGTGAACGTTCGTAAAGCGTTGTTGTACTCAATCAACCGCGAAGACCTGGTGAAAGCCCTGTTTGAAAACAAGCAACAAGTGGCTTTGCACAATGTCTCTCCGAAAGACCCTTGGTTCACAGCTGACCCGAAAATCATCACTGTGTACCGCTATTCCAAGCGTGAAGCCGGAAAACTTCTGGATGCTGCTGGCTGGACAATGGGCAAAGACGGCTACCGTTATAAAGACGGCAAGAAGCTTTCCATCATCTTCCAGACAACTGCGGGCAACAAAACCCGTGAGCTGGTTCAGGTTTACCTGCAAAACCAATGGAAACAGGCTGGTATCGAAGTTCTTGTGAAGAACGAACCGGCACGTGTGTTCTTCGGTGAAACCATGTCCAAACGCAAATTCGAAGGCATGGCTTTGTTTGCCTGGGTTTCTTCTCCGGAAAACAGCCCACGCTCCACGGTCTATTCCAAAGCCATCCCGAACAACAGCAACGGCTGGTCCGGTCAGAACTATCACGGATGGACCAACGCCACCGTTGATAAAAACCTGGATGCTCTGGATCTTGAATTCAACGCGAAAAAACGCGCGGACCTGGTTCATGAAATCCTGAAGCTTTACACCGCGGAAGTTCCGGTTCTGCCGCTTTACTACCGCTCTGACATTTCTGTAACTCCGAAAAACTTGAAGGGTTACAAAATGGCTGGTCACCAGTTCTACGAGACAAACAACATCGAAGACTGGAACTTGAACTAG
- a CDS encoding ABC transporter permease, with amino-acid sequence MTTFITRRILQTLAVIVILSYVCFYLMSLMPGDPVDMMVASNPKITAEDVARLKSLYGLDQPVYKRYASWMGSILQGDLGYSRTYRVPVQELMGPRLWNTFLLSAISLILSIGIAIPLGVISALKPGSRTDYIVNLFSFGGISIPSFWLAIVLIILFAVKFPVLPAGGTQTIGASDLGLWADIKDRSIYLILPVLSLSIQQIGRFSRFTRSAMLEAMRNDFIRTARAKGLSRKTVIWQHGFRNALIPLITILALSFSGLFSGAILTETVFAYQGVGKLVYDSIIGNDYNVAMISFVISVSMVLLMNLVADIMYGFADPRISYQ; translated from the coding sequence ATGACTACATTCATCACCCGCCGCATTTTGCAGACACTCGCTGTGATAGTGATCCTGTCCTACGTGTGTTTCTATCTGATGAGCTTGATGCCCGGTGACCCGGTGGACATGATGGTGGCCTCCAATCCCAAAATCACCGCTGAGGACGTCGCCCGTCTGAAGTCGTTGTACGGTTTGGACCAGCCGGTCTATAAACGTTACGCCAGCTGGATGGGCTCCATCCTTCAGGGTGATCTTGGCTACAGCCGCACCTATCGTGTTCCGGTTCAGGAGCTGATGGGTCCGCGCCTGTGGAACACCTTCCTACTTTCTGCAATCTCTCTGATTCTATCCATTGGCATCGCCATTCCGCTGGGCGTGATCTCGGCATTAAAACCGGGAAGTCGAACAGACTATATAGTGAATCTGTTCTCGTTCGGGGGCATCTCCATCCCTTCATTCTGGCTGGCCATTGTATTGATTATTCTTTTTGCCGTGAAATTCCCCGTCCTACCGGCCGGGGGCACACAAACCATCGGAGCCTCTGATCTGGGCCTATGGGCTGACATCAAAGACCGCTCCATTTATCTGATTCTTCCAGTTTTAAGCCTGTCCATTCAACAGATCGGACGTTTCTCGCGCTTCACACGTTCAGCAATGCTCGAAGCCATGCGCAATGACTTTATCCGCACCGCGCGCGCCAAAGGCCTGTCCCGCAAGACGGTGATCTGGCAGCACGGCTTCCGCAATGCCCTGATCCCGCTGATCACGATCCTGGCGTTGAGCTTCTCGGGATTGTTCTCCGGTGCCATCCTTACTGAGACTGTTTTTGCTTATCAGGGCGTGGGTAAACTTGTTTACGACTCCATTATCGGTAATGACTACAACGTGGCCATGATCTCTTTCGTGATTTCTGTCAGCATGGTTTTGCTGATGAATCTGGTGGCGGACATCATGTACGGCTTTGCGGATCCTCGCATCTCTTACCAATAG
- a CDS encoding ABC transporter permease, which yields MSEMTMNEIEIDSNQLSAKDRAELEKAQPMWKMVLTQFLDHKLAVAGAVIISIFLMVAIFAGTIQSVTGLDPDVQNVGNRYLAPMTTASVGLDVRETEIERFITEHPEAADAVQKALVEKGIVAVAEVDAIYELGAQEVSKALSDLKSLNIAETAGLISLFNNFETFHLFGTDELGRDVFIRLVYGTRVSMGVGVLVALASALIGLLIGSIAGFYGGMIDTFLMRVTDALLSLPHIPVLIVIAAIDLSKIPWLKAIISTSNESIFKMIIILCLFSWMAVARLVRGSILSIREREFVLAARTLGAKDSTIIIRHMFPNVIAPMLVAITLGVGESILFEAALSFLGLGIMPPTPSWGNMLNNAQELIYQAPFLAVLPGLLIFLTTVSFNYLGDGLQDAIDPKAIRR from the coding sequence ATGAGCGAAATGACCATGAACGAAATTGAAATCGACTCCAACCAACTGTCAGCCAAGGACCGCGCGGAACTGGAAAAAGCCCAGCCGATGTGGAAGATGGTTCTAACCCAGTTCCTGGATCACAAACTGGCGGTGGCCGGGGCTGTGATCATCAGCATCTTCCTGATGGTGGCCATTTTTGCCGGAACCATCCAGTCGGTGACAGGACTTGATCCGGATGTCCAGAATGTGGGGAACCGCTATCTGGCACCGATGACGACGGCGTCTGTGGGCCTGGATGTGCGTGAAACTGAAATCGAACGTTTCATCACCGAACATCCGGAAGCGGCCGATGCCGTACAAAAAGCCCTTGTGGAAAAAGGCATCGTGGCTGTTGCCGAAGTTGACGCCATCTACGAACTGGGTGCGCAGGAAGTTTCGAAAGCGCTGTCAGACCTGAAGAGCTTAAATATCGCTGAAACGGCGGGTTTGATTTCTTTGTTCAATAACTTTGAAACCTTCCATCTGTTCGGCACCGACGAACTGGGCCGCGATGTTTTCATCCGCCTGGTTTACGGCACCCGTGTTTCCATGGGTGTGGGTGTTTTGGTGGCTTTGGCATCCGCACTGATCGGTCTTTTAATCGGCAGTATCGCGGGCTTTTATGGTGGCATGATTGACACCTTCCTGATGCGTGTGACAGATGCACTTTTGTCCCTGCCGCATATTCCGGTGCTTATCGTAATCGCGGCAATTGATTTATCGAAAATCCCGTGGCTGAAAGCCATCATCAGCACCTCGAATGAAAGCATCTTTAAGATGATTATCATTCTGTGCCTGTTCTCGTGGATGGCCGTGGCCCGTCTGGTGCGCGGAAGTATTTTGTCCATCCGTGAACGTGAATTCGTACTGGCTGCGCGCACACTGGGTGCCAAAGACAGCACAATCATCATCCGCCACATGTTCCCGAACGTGATTGCGCCGATGCTGGTGGCAATCACTCTGGGTGTGGGCGAATCCATTTTATTTGAAGCCGCCTTAAGCTTCCTGGGTCTGGGGATCATGCCTCCAACCCCAAGCTGGGGGAACATGCTGAACAATGCTCAAGAGCTGATTTATCAGGCCCCATTCCTGGCGGTTCTTCCCGGTCTGTTGATTTTCCTGACCACTGTCAGCTTCAACTATCTGGGTGACGGCCTGCAAGACGCCATCGATCCAAAAGCGATCCGTCGCTAG
- a CDS encoding TIGR02285 family protein, with the protein MLLTSIFFAFLLGVGQAQPPLMKTEKITIPWAVTDWEPYYIQEGSNANMGRVDRLRRILEENLKDYQLTDVQADMPKTIELWKLDKNICSGSALMTPEREQLAYFTALSFQVPLEYVLVTARAKVLEGSPPEVSLKELIKNKMWRGVFVKDRSYGPEIDRLLKDVSARDGHLTLKKSVTDGYTSLMKMVEKKRFDYMIEYEAVVRAYNEKIFPAKPLLTRAVKESRPSAIFHLACTKNPWGRDVVRKVDQLLQKLALTNEYQRAVESWLEPDLQKKNRKLLDEFYQKRAQGPWMTVPQ; encoded by the coding sequence ATGTTACTGACCTCTATATTTTTTGCATTTTTGCTGGGTGTGGGGCAAGCACAGCCCCCGTTGATGAAGACAGAAAAAATCACAATCCCCTGGGCCGTGACTGATTGGGAACCTTATTACATTCAGGAGGGGTCCAATGCGAACATGGGGCGGGTGGATCGTTTGCGCCGGATTCTGGAGGAGAATCTGAAAGACTATCAGCTGACCGACGTTCAGGCGGATATGCCCAAGACGATAGAGCTCTGGAAGCTTGATAAAAATATCTGTTCGGGTTCGGCATTGATGACTCCGGAGCGGGAACAGCTGGCCTATTTCACGGCGCTGTCTTTTCAGGTTCCTCTTGAATATGTTCTGGTGACTGCAAGAGCAAAAGTGCTGGAAGGATCTCCGCCAGAGGTGTCTTTGAAAGAACTCATAAAGAATAAAATGTGGCGCGGGGTGTTTGTGAAAGACCGCTCGTATGGTCCGGAGATTGATCGTCTGCTGAAGGATGTCTCTGCCCGGGACGGGCACCTGACCCTGAAAAAGAGTGTGACTGACGGATACACCTCATTGATGAAAATGGTGGAGAAAAAACGTTTTGATTACATGATTGAGTACGAGGCCGTGGTGCGGGCCTATAACGAAAAGATTTTCCCGGCAAAACCGCTTTTAACAAGAGCTGTGAAAGAGTCGCGTCCTTCCGCCATTTTTCATCTGGCTTGCACAAAAAATCCCTGGGGGCGGGATGTTGTTCGCAAGGTGGATCAGCTGTTGCAGAAATTGGCGCTGACCAATGAATATCAACGGGCAGTGGAGTCATGGCTGGAGCCTGACCTGCAAAAGAAAAATCGTAAACTTTTAGATGAGTTTTATCAAAAAAGAGCGCAGGGACCGTGGATGACGGTCCCTCAGTAA
- a CDS encoding Sec-independent protein translocase subunit TatA/TatB: MGEFSLTHILLLAVIFLIFFGPSRLPQLGQSMGKAIRGFKQGLNEIDVDAKDIHDNQQVSHQNKQSMGQTQKQGENQNS, encoded by the coding sequence ATGGGTGAGTTTAGCCTTACGCACATTCTGCTTCTTGCAGTTATCTTTTTGATCTTCTTCGGTCCAAGCCGTCTGCCACAATTGGGTCAGTCCATGGGTAAAGCCATCCGTGGTTTCAAACAAGGCCTGAATGAAATCGACGTTGATGCCAAAGACATTCACGACAACCAGCAAGTTTCCCATCAGAATAAACAGTCTATGGGTCAAACTCAGAAACAAGGCGAAAACCAAAACTCCTAA